Proteins from a single region of Thermanaerothrix sp.:
- a CDS encoding metallophosphatase family protein, protein MGRFFVPPNNYGGPQLDLARGARRFLEAMGFIPPQLDGSRCILHISDTPSSTYGYIRRAVLSMRPMMVIHTGDVADEVKVGLWPSLKDEYVRKVSKLSKALEAVRDVSRLVITCGNHDLEEVLKDLMPWAKVHPVRALLTVGGRSLKASHRHSDLGELGDVNLFGHDLELRTSTEGDRIMLNGIERMNLLDTADWSVRFIRYPPGTDDERTLRRRRGL, encoded by the coding sequence GTGGGAAGGTTCTTTGTGCCCCCCAATAACTACGGGGGCCCCCAGTTGGACCTGGCAAGGGGAGCAAGGCGTTTTCTGGAGGCCATGGGGTTCATACCCCCGCAGCTGGACGGAAGCAGATGCATACTGCACATATCCGACACGCCGTCGTCCACCTACGGATACATCCGGCGGGCGGTGCTGTCCATGAGGCCCATGATGGTAATCCACACCGGGGACGTGGCGGACGAGGTCAAGGTGGGTCTTTGGCCCTCCCTGAAGGACGAGTACGTGCGGAAGGTATCAAAGCTGTCCAAGGCATTGGAAGCCGTCAGGGACGTCTCAAGGCTCGTCATCACCTGCGGCAACCACGACCTGGAGGAGGTGCTGAAGGACCTCATGCCCTGGGCGAAGGTCCACCCGGTGAGGGCCCTTTTGACCGTGGGCGGCAGATCCCTTAAGGCCTCCCACAGGCACTCGGACCTGGGGGAACTGGGGGACGTGAACCTCTTCGGCCACGACCTGGAGTTAAGGACCTCCACGGAGGGGGACAGGATCATGTTGAACGGCATCGAGCGGATGAACCTCTTGGACACCGCCGACTGGTCGGTGCGGTTCATAAGATACCCCCCGGGCACCGACGACGAACGAACCCTTCGCCGCCGAAGGGGCCTTTAA
- a CDS encoding membrane dipeptidase, with protein sequence MRWVDMHCDLPYELAVRRRRGEWDVVRNLFLRDFQDSGLGLLVVSLFVDDLSVPRALEEALFQLQCLLEEEREAEGAFVLVKDLKQLERCLSGGPMGLVLSMEGAEPLEGSEELLGFFRYHGLGSLGLTWSRRNRFADGTDLKGSVRSPGGLSSRGMALARSAAEVGVALDVSHLNDPGVDDLLHMGVFLWASHSNCRSLCSHPRNLEDRHIEAIGRLGGVVGFNAHGSFVGFDDPVEGMYRHITRVVDLAGEEACALGLDLCDRFESFYQGVRKDLFMSHREARDALDALKARLGSRLMGKLLWENPLRVIERALKGSPSAAPPLP encoded by the coding sequence ATGAGATGGGTGGACATGCACTGCGACCTTCCCTACGAGCTTGCGGTAAGAAGGCGCAGGGGGGAGTGGGACGTGGTAAGGAACCTATTCCTTCGTGACTTTCAGGACAGCGGGCTTGGGCTTTTGGTGGTGTCGTTGTTCGTTGACGATCTCTCGGTCCCAAGGGCGCTTGAGGAGGCGTTGTTTCAGCTCCAGTGCCTTCTGGAGGAGGAGAGGGAGGCGGAAGGGGCTTTTGTGCTGGTCAAAGATCTTAAGCAGCTGGAGAGGTGCCTTTCCGGCGGTCCTATGGGCCTTGTGCTCTCCATGGAGGGGGCGGAGCCCCTGGAGGGGAGCGAGGAGCTTCTTGGGTTCTTCCGGTATCACGGCCTTGGGTCCTTGGGTCTTACATGGAGCCGCAGGAACCGCTTCGCCGACGGTACGGATCTTAAGGGATCCGTCAGGTCCCCCGGGGGGCTTTCTTCCCGCGGCATGGCCCTGGCCAGGTCCGCCGCTGAAGTGGGCGTTGCGCTGGACGTAAGCCACCTCAACGACCCGGGGGTGGACGACCTGCTCCACATGGGGGTCTTTCTTTGGGCATCCCACTCCAACTGCAGGTCCTTGTGCTCCCATCCAAGGAACCTCGAGGACCGGCACATAGAGGCCATAGGGCGGCTTGGGGGCGTGGTGGGGTTCAACGCCCACGGATCCTTCGTGGGGTTCGACGACCCGGTGGAAGGGATGTACCGCCACATAACCCGGGTGGTTGACCTGGCGGGGGAGGAGGCCTGCGCCCTCGGGCTGGACCTCTGCGACAGGTTTGAAAGCTTCTACCAGGGCGTCCGCAAGGACCTCTTCATGAGCCACCGGGAGGCCCGGGACGCCTTGGACGCCCTTAAAGCCAGGCTTGGCTCAAGGCTCATGGGCAAGCTGCTTTGGGAGAACCCGTTGAGGGTCATCGAAAGGGCCCTTAAGGGCTCTCCGTCAGCCGCTCCTCCGCTTCCCTGA